AAGGTGCCCTTGCCCCAGATCCCCTCGGCGCTGAGTATGCTCACGTTATCGTCCTCGATATAGAGGTAGACCGGCTTCTTGGCCTGACCTTCGACGACTATGGCGTCGTAGCCGGCCTTCCTTAGGTGGACGGTGGCCATGGTTCCAAGGTTACCGTCGCCGTAGCCACCGGTGAGCGGGCTCTTAGCCGCTACAACCATCTTCCCGCCGCTTGGGGTTGGGAGACCATTGAACGGGCCGGAAGCGAAAACGAGCTTGTTGTCGGGCCCGAGCGGGTCAACGTTCTTGGCCTCGTTCCAGAGAATCCACGCAGCAAGACCCCTGCCGCCTATGAACTTCTTGGCGACCTCTTCGGGGTACTCCTGCACCCATACCTTATTGTTGGTCAGGTCAACCCTGAGGATTCTTCCCCACCAGCCTTTCATTGCCATGCCAGAATCACCTCGAAAGATTTTCGGCTCCGAAGATATAAGGTCTTCGCAAAAGGAAACGTTTCACACAAGGTGTGAGGTTAAGTTCATCTGTTAACCATCGGGGGACGCTGAGCTGCAGGAGGGCCCGAAAGTTTATCTGAATGACTCAAAATTTTCTCCGGTGAACAGTTTGGATGACGTTATTCAGGATCTCTGTCTGCGACGACTGGGAGCCGCCGTGGGAGAAGGGAGAGTAGCGGCTCCCGGTGTTGCTTTTACTTTTTTCTTCTGAAAGCCTCGCCCTTTAGGGCGGGGAAGAGGTCAGTTCTTAAACACCCTCACATCTACCACCACGTGCCAGACGCCTGGGGCGTAGCGCTTGATGATCAGTTCGTTGAGCTTCTCCGCTTCGTAGCCGTGTTCCCTCGCTATCCTGCGGAAGGTCTCGAAGGGCTCCGCCGGCATCAGCCTCTCCGGGACGGTGTTGTGGTAGTGGATTACCGCTTCATCCTTAGCTATCTGCAGTGCCTTCGGTATGAACTCGTGGGTTGTGACGACGTAGCCCATGAGAATCCTGTCGGCAATGTTCTCGCCAGGGAAGTCACGGTTGTCCATGTTGTAGGCCGTCATCCTGTCCTGAACCCGGTTCAGCTCGATATTCTCAACGAGGAACTGAAACGTGTAGGGGCTCTTCTCTATGGCTATAACCCTCGCTCCACCGTGAACGGCCATCGGAAGGCTGAGGTGGCCAATCCCGGCGAACATATCCACGACCAGCTCCCCCGGCTTTGCCACCTTCGCCA
The sequence above is drawn from the Thermococcus pacificus genome and encodes:
- the taw2 gene encoding tRNA(Phe) (4-demethylwyosine(37)-C(7)) aminocarboxypropyltransferase Taw2; translation: MSGRRKTQLIKPRIREILSRELPEGLVELLPKHWVQIGDVLILPLRPELEPYKGRIAEVYAQVIGVKTVLRKGRISGEFRETNYEVLYGGDTVTVHVENRIKYKLDVARIMFSPANVKERVRMAKVAKPGELVVDMFAGIGHLSLPMAVHGGARVIAIEKSPYTFQFLVENIELNRVQDRMTAYNMDNRDFPGENIADRILMGYVVTTHEFIPKALQIAKDEAVIHYHNTVPERLMPAEPFETFRRIAREHGYEAEKLNELIIKRYAPGVWHVVVDVRVFKN